Proteins from one Juglans microcarpa x Juglans regia isolate MS1-56 chromosome 6S, Jm3101_v1.0, whole genome shotgun sequence genomic window:
- the LOC121237781 gene encoding oleosin H2-like has translation MADQRHQQRPTDAMKGMFAGQKGQAQGPPTSKVLAVVTLVPVAGFLLLLSGLTLAATLIGLAVSTPLFVMCSPVLVPAAAVIGLAMTGFLASGAFGITGISSLSWIANYLRRARLPAEHLEHAKRRAQETAGQMGQTVSGKAQETAGRAQEAAGRG, from the coding sequence ATGGCTGACCAGCGCCACCAACAACGCCCCACCGATGCCATGAAGGGCATGTTCGCAGGACAAAAAGGTCAGGCTCAGGGTCCCCCTACTTCAAAAGTTCTAGCAGTCGTCACTCTCGTACCCGTCGCCGGCTTCCTTCTCCTCCTGTCCGGTCTCACACTTGCGGCAACGCTTATCGGCCTCGCTGTGTCGACCCCGCTGTTCGTGATGTGCAGCCCTGTTTTGGTTCCGGCAGCAGCAGTCATTGGCTTGGCTATGACCGGGTTTTTGGCATCGGGAGCATTCGGTATCACCGGGATTTCGTCGCTTTCGTGGATAGCCAACTATCTGCGTCGAGCAAGACTGCCGGCCGAGCATCTCGAGCACGCAAAGCGACGAGCCCAGGAGACAGCGGGTCAGATGGGGCAGACGGTCTCGGGGAAGGCCCAGGAAACAGCTGGAAGAGCTCAAGAGGCCGCTGGGAGGGggtga